The Chroicocephalus ridibundus chromosome 2, bChrRid1.1, whole genome shotgun sequence genome includes a region encoding these proteins:
- the LOC134511121 gene encoding serine/threonine-protein kinase greatwall-like: MGTVEPVAEGQLEEGAGGAAAAPAGSRRIEVPRPPSIEEFTIVKPISRGAFGKVYLGRKAGRLYAVKVMKKADMINKNMVHQVQAERDALALSKSPFIVHLYYSLQSANNVYLVSK, from the exons ATGGGGACGGTAGAGCCGGTGGCTGAGGGGCAGCTGGAGGAAGGTGCCGGGGGCGCCGCTGCCGCGCCTGCTGGCTCTCGGCGCATCGAGGTTCCCCGGCCCCCCTCCATCGAGGAGTTCACCATCGTGAAGCCCATCAGCCGAGGCGCCTTCGGGAAGGTGTACCTGGGCCGCAAGGCGGGCCGGCTCTACGCCGTAAAG gtgATGAAAAAAGCAGACATGATCAATAAAAACATGGTTCACCAGGTCCAGGCAGAGAGGGATGCATTGGCTCTCAGTAAAAGTCCTTTCATTGTGCATTTATACTACTCACTTCAGTCGGCTAACAACGTCTATTTAGTGAGTAAATAA